One Keratinibaculum paraultunense genomic window carries:
- the efp gene encoding elongation factor P: protein MISAGDFKKGITFEMDGEVYQIIDFQHVKPGKGAAFVRAKIKNVMTGTIKETTFNPNDRYPLARIETREMQYLYNDGSLYYFMDNETYEQFPLEKKQVEEAIMYIKENDNAIVKFYEGKPFEVTAPNFVELEVVHTEPGIKGDTATGATKPATLETGAVVDVPLFINIGDKIKIDTRTGEYLSRV, encoded by the coding sequence ATGATATCTGCAGGAGATTTTAAAAAAGGCATTACATTTGAAATGGATGGTGAAGTATATCAGATAATTGATTTTCAGCATGTAAAACCTGGAAAAGGTGCAGCTTTTGTACGAGCAAAGATTAAAAATGTTATGACTGGAACTATTAAAGAGACTACGTTTAATCCTAATGATAGGTATCCATTAGCTCGTATAGAAACTAGGGAAATGCAATATTTATATAATGATGGTTCGTTATATTATTTTATGGATAATGAGACTTATGAACAGTTTCCTTTAGAAAAAAAGCAAGTAGAGGAAGCTATAATGTATATTAAAGAAAATGATAATGCTATAGTTAAGTTTTATGAAGGTAAACCTTTTGAAGTAACAGCACCAAATTTTGTAGAATTAGAAGTGGTTCATACAGAACCAGGAATAAAAGGAGATACTGCTACTGGTGCAACAAAGCCTGCTACTCTCGAAACTGGAGCAGTAGTAGATGTTCCTCTGTTTATAAATATAGGGGATAAAATTAAGATAGATACTCGAACAGGTGAGTATTTATCAAGAGTGTAG
- a CDS encoding CD1247 N-terminal domain-containing protein: MEYLYQKVAYLKGLAEGMKINEESSEGKLLMQIIDTLEEFADAMVDVMEKFEDLEEYMFYIDEDLSDVEDEIYGYDYDDNEYDYYPFDEDDLECMEFECDSCEDNELDEFQEEE; encoded by the coding sequence ATGGAATATTTATATCAAAAAGTAGCTTATTTAAAGGGGCTAGCAGAAGGAATGAAAATTAACGAAGAATCAAGTGAAGGCAAACTATTGATGCAAATTATAGATACATTAGAAGAGTTTGCCGATGCTATGGTAGATGTTATGGAAAAATTTGAAGATTTAGAAGAATACATGTTTTATATTGATGAAGATTTATCAGATGTGGAAGATGAAATATATGGATATGATTATGATGATAACGAATATGATTATTATCCTTTTGATGAAGATGATTTAGAATGTATGGAGTTTGAATGTGATTCTTGTGAAGATAATGAATTAGATGAATTTCAAGAAGAAGAATAA
- the spoIIIAA gene encoding stage III sporulation protein AA: protein MENCDLEKFDNVLEYICLELQKSLKIMPLEYKTKVEEIRLRNSCPLIISFEGQDYFINAQGKLTKDYGKSIKVSKENIDKTFKLISNYSIYAFEEEIRNGFITLKGGHRVGIAGKVIYKDHGIDTIRDISSLNIRIAREKKGVSEHILKYIISMVNKKIYNTLIISPPQCGKTTLLRDIIRNLSNGFHLLDKGFKIGVIDERSELAGMYNGVPQHDIGIRTDVLDGCNKKDGTNMLLRAMSPDIIAMDEIGSISDIEAIHESLKAGVNILATVHGNNIQDLISRHSLKILIEERIFERYIFLDNSRGVGTVKDILEGKKFTSIM, encoded by the coding sequence ATGGAGAATTGTGATTTAGAAAAATTTGATAATGTATTAGAATATATATGTTTAGAATTACAGAAATCGTTAAAAATTATGCCTTTAGAATACAAAACAAAAGTAGAAGAAATTAGATTAAGAAATAGTTGCCCACTTATTATAAGTTTTGAAGGACAAGATTATTTTATAAATGCACAAGGAAAATTAACAAAAGATTATGGGAAAAGCATAAAAGTTAGCAAGGAAAATATAGATAAGACTTTTAAATTAATTAGCAATTATTCTATTTATGCATTTGAGGAGGAAATTAGAAATGGATTTATTACATTGAAAGGTGGGCATAGAGTAGGAATTGCAGGAAAAGTAATATATAAAGATCATGGTATTGATACTATAAGGGATATTTCTTCTTTAAATATAAGGATTGCGAGAGAAAAAAAGGGAGTATCTGAACATATATTAAAATATATTATATCTATGGTTAATAAAAAAATATATAATACACTGATAATTTCTCCACCACAATGTGGTAAAACTACTCTTTTAAGAGATATAATTAGAAATTTAAGCAATGGTTTTCATTTATTAGACAAAGGATTTAAAATAGGAGTTATTGATGAAAGATCTGAATTAGCAGGTATGTATAATGGTGTTCCTCAACATGATATTGGCATAAGAACAGATGTATTGGATGGATGTAATAAAAAAGATGGGACTAATATGCTATTAAGAGCAATGTCACCAGATATTATTGCTATGGACGAAATAGGAAGTATATCAGATATAGAAGCAATTCATGAAAGTTTAAAAGCTGGGGTAAATATATTAGCTACAGTTCATGGAAATAATATACAAGATTTAATCTCTAGACATAGTCTCAAAATTTTAATAGAAGAGCGAATATTTGAAAGATATATTTTTTTAGATAATTCTAGAGGGGTAGGTACTGTTAAGGATATTCTTGAGGGGAAAAAGTTTACTTCTATTATGTGA
- the spoIIIAB gene encoding stage III sporulation protein SpoIIIAB translates to MFIVKFLGGLLILFSTSLIGFTYGNRYSNRLNNLIYMEQCIKILETEIVYGAVPLPDALLNVYKKGNKNVSFIFKEIREHMLKNKVEDIYYSFYSIKHILKNNLSFKQQDIEIILSLGRVLGTSNREDQEKNFKLILNQIIILEKEAKLDRDKNEKMFKNLGILIGLAIVIILI, encoded by the coding sequence ATGTTTATTGTGAAATTTTTAGGAGGATTATTAATTTTATTTTCAACAAGTTTAATTGGATTTACTTATGGAAATAGATATTCCAATAGATTAAACAATTTAATTTATATGGAACAGTGTATTAAGATATTGGAAACAGAAATTGTTTATGGTGCAGTGCCTTTACCTGATGCTTTACTAAATGTATACAAAAAAGGGAACAAAAATGTTTCTTTTATATTTAAAGAAATTAGAGAACATATGCTAAAAAACAAAGTAGAAGATATATATTATAGCTTTTATAGTATAAAACATATTTTAAAAAATAATTTAAGTTTTAAGCAACAGGATATAGAAATAATATTATCTTTAGGTAGAGTATTAGGAACATCTAATAGAGAAGATCAAGAAAAAAATTTCAAATTAATTTTAAATCAAATTATTATATTAGAAAAAGAAGCAAAGCTTGATAGGGACAAAAATGAAAAAATGTTTAAAAATTTAGGTATATTAATTGGGCTTGCTATAGTAATAATACTTATTTAA
- the spoIIIAC gene encoding stage III sporulation protein AC, whose amino-acid sequence MNIDLIFKIASIGILLSILQILLDKAGKEEFAFITTLVGVVIVFGAVIGLISKLFDNIKTLFQLY is encoded by the coding sequence ATGAATATAGATTTAATATTTAAAATAGCAAGTATAGGGATATTGCTATCCATACTTCAAATTCTTTTAGATAAAGCAGGAAAAGAGGAGTTTGCTTTTATTACCACTTTAGTGGGAGTAGTAATAGTATTTGGAGCTGTAATAGGATTAATTAGTAAATTATTTGATAATATAAAAACACTATTTCAATTATATTAA
- the spoIIIAD gene encoding stage III sporulation protein AD, which produces MEILQIVTIGIVSTVLVVLLRQWDRPEFAIIVSIVTGIFIISMLLDKLKYIIDTLSQLIRYTNMESAYFTIVLKIIGIAYIVEFGAEISRDAGEEAIASKVELGGKIIIMVLAMPILLALIDLIIKILP; this is translated from the coding sequence ATGGAAATTTTACAAATTGTAACCATAGGAATAGTTTCTACTGTTTTAGTGGTATTGTTACGTCAATGGGATAGACCAGAATTTGCCATAATAGTAAGTATAGTCACAGGAATATTTATAATTTCAATGCTATTAGATAAATTAAAATATATAATTGATACATTAAGTCAGTTGATTAGATATACAAATATGGAATCTGCATATTTTACTATTGTACTTAAAATTATTGGAATTGCATATATAGTAGAATTTGGAGCCGAAATATCAAGAGATGCAGGTGAAGAAGCAATAGCCTCCAAAGTTGAATTAGGGGGTAAAATTATAATAATGGTACTTGCTATGCCTATATTATTAGCTTTGATAGATCTTATCATAAAAATACTTCCATAA
- the spoIIIAE gene encoding stage III sporulation protein AE, translated as MLKNIWIIIKILLVLSILFLFFYPCRLAWAEDNMEDVFIREQLDNLNIRELELVLEDIVKSTGSYYPKINIKNSVLSILKGDNPLNIKTLTISIGKIFFSEVIDNIILIFQIMIIVIACSMLTNLQSNFERDTVSYLAHYICYIILAMLIINSFTISLDLGKKVVEQMVNFMQIILPILLTLLTAASGASSKLLFHPMLIGSINVISSMVKELIFPLILFSFIIGIISNVSQKVQFTKLSELIRQIIIVLISIFLTIFIGIITVYGIGTKVDGITIRTAKYAVDNFIPIIGKFLSDAVETVIGCSVILKNGIGTVGLIALFLICIIPGIKIMVLMFVYKFIGAIIEPIANDNIVNLFMEVGKALLLVLIGILSVAIMFFITITIIVDAGNTALMFR; from the coding sequence ATGTTAAAAAACATTTGGATTATAATAAAAATATTATTAGTTTTATCAATATTATTCTTGTTTTTTTACCCCTGTAGATTAGCTTGGGCTGAGGATAATATGGAAGATGTTTTTATAAGAGAACAGTTAGATAATTTAAATATTAGAGAATTGGAATTAGTGTTGGAAGATATAGTGAAATCTACAGGAAGTTATTATCCTAAAATAAATATTAAAAACAGTGTTTTATCTATATTAAAAGGAGACAATCCTTTAAATATAAAAACATTGACAATTTCCATTGGTAAAATATTTTTTTCAGAAGTTATAGATAATATTATATTAATTTTTCAGATAATGATAATAGTTATAGCTTGTTCTATGCTTACTAATTTACAAAGTAATTTTGAAAGAGATACTGTAAGTTATTTAGCTCATTATATATGTTATATTATTTTAGCTATGTTGATTATTAATAGTTTTACTATATCTTTAGATTTAGGCAAAAAAGTTGTAGAACAAATGGTAAATTTCATGCAAATAATTTTACCTATTCTATTAACATTGTTGACAGCCGCTAGTGGAGCGAGTAGCAAATTGTTATTTCATCCTATGTTAATTGGTAGTATAAATGTAATAAGTTCTATGGTGAAAGAATTAATATTTCCATTAATACTGTTTTCTTTTATTATAGGTATTATAAGCAATGTGTCACAAAAAGTTCAATTTACTAAATTGTCAGAGTTAATTAGGCAAATTATTATAGTATTAATAAGCATATTCCTTACAATATTTATTGGAATAATTACTGTATATGGTATAGGTACAAAAGTTGATGGAATAACTATAAGAACTGCAAAATATGCCGTTGATAATTTTATTCCAATAATAGGGAAATTTTTATCAGATGCTGTTGAAACTGTAATAGGTTGTTCCGTAATACTAAAAAATGGAATAGGAACTGTAGGTTTGATTGCTTTGTTTTTAATTTGTATAATTCCTGGCATAAAGATCATGGTATTAATGTTTGTATATAAATTTATTGGAGCTATTATAGAACCTATTGCTAATGACAATATTGTAAATTTGTTTATGGAAGTAGGAAAAGCACTTTTATTAGTGTTAATTGGAATATTGTCTGTAGCAATTATGTTTTTTATAACGATTACAATTATAGTAGATGCAGGAAATACAGCATTAATGTTTAGGTAG
- the spoIIIAF gene encoding stage III sporulation protein AF — protein sequence MKLISFVKHWLQDIIMIFIIITLIEILLPNSNMRKYINMVVGFLIILVLISPFLKLLNQNYNIDDLISEIHIETSDYNLEDESELLSTQDEQIKELYINRFKSELEKLIYETSNYKVDYINIYINEEKFEELQQLEILVSEKEKEEDETKDSIVTVEIKDVSIKDINNEMDLHKEFLEWDAVELKKIIYQNFDIPKENIKIFLNSSKVGELDGKFGE from the coding sequence ATGAAGTTAATTTCTTTTGTGAAACATTGGTTACAGGATATAATTATGATATTTATTATAATTACTCTTATTGAGATACTTCTTCCTAATAGTAATATGAGAAAATACATTAATATGGTAGTGGGTTTTTTAATAATATTGGTGCTAATTTCACCTTTTTTAAAGTTATTAAATCAAAATTACAATATAGATGATTTAATTTCAGAAATACATATAGAAACAAGTGATTATAACTTGGAGGATGAAAGTGAATTATTATCAACACAGGATGAACAAATCAAAGAATTATATATTAATAGGTTTAAGTCAGAGTTAGAAAAGCTAATTTATGAGACAAGCAATTACAAGGTTGATTATATTAATATCTATATCAATGAAGAAAAATTTGAAGAATTACAACAACTAGAAATATTAGTGAGTGAAAAAGAAAAAGAAGAGGATGAAACTAAAGATAGTATTGTCACAGTAGAAATAAAAGATGTTTCAATAAAAGATATAAATAATGAAATGGATTTACATAAGGAATTTTTAGAATGGGATGCAGTTGAACTTAAGAAAATTATTTATCAAAATTTCGATATACCAAAAGAAAACATAAAAATATTTTTAAATTCTTCAAAGGTAGGTGAACTAGATGGAAAATTTGGTGAATAA
- a CDS encoding sporulation stage III protein AG: protein MENLVNKIKKYLETGDNKKIMNNLFIILTLGIILLIITNIFIEDKDNKISTDFETNDDKNVLETIEADYGVLLEKKLEDILSQLKGVGKVRVMITLEDTIEKVPAFNTTKNNEITNEIDAHGGTREIVRDDMTIQVVTSGEGGLVILKEIKPTVKGVIVIAQGAENLEIKEMLYEAVKTVLGISGNKVEVYSSK, encoded by the coding sequence ATGGAAAATTTGGTGAATAAAATAAAAAAATATTTAGAAACAGGAGATAACAAAAAAATCATGAATAATTTATTCATAATATTGACATTAGGAATCATACTTTTAATAATAACCAATATATTTATAGAAGATAAAGATAATAAAATAAGTACTGATTTTGAAACTAATGATGATAAGAATGTACTTGAAACTATTGAAGCTGATTATGGTGTATTATTAGAAAAAAAACTAGAAGATATATTAAGTCAACTAAAAGGTGTAGGGAAAGTAAGGGTTATGATCACATTAGAAGATACTATTGAAAAAGTTCCAGCTTTCAATACAACTAAAAATAATGAAATCACTAATGAAATAGATGCTCATGGAGGAACTAGAGAAATTGTAAGAGATGATATGACTATTCAGGTAGTTACAAGTGGTGAAGGGGGATTGGTAATTTTAAAAGAAATTAAACCTACAGTAAAAGGTGTTATAGTAATTGCTCAAGGTGCTGAAAATTTAGAAATTAAAGAGATGTTATATGAAGCAGTTAAAACCGTACTAGGTATATCAGGGAATAAGGTAGAAGTGTATTCTAGTAAATAG
- a CDS encoding SpoIIIAH-like family protein produces the protein MFTMKKPVIITVLIVLLIITGYINHNLTLKASSKVSSDYQKHEEMEMVKNLEGEDKELIETISKRKEEKENDDIEILDTKGENIDEIAKETNSNISQAISKEDSLRSKNYFIEQRLNRDKLRAGLIDRLNAIIENENTTEEVRTEAQKKIINIGDIIEKELTIEGLIKAKGFDEALVFINDERAKIVVSKDELTEQDIVKILDIVMGETNLDASNIEIMKKN, from the coding sequence ATGTTTACAATGAAAAAACCTGTAATAATTACTGTTTTAATAGTATTGTTGATAATTACTGGATATATTAATCATAATCTTACCTTGAAGGCTTCATCAAAAGTTTCTAGTGATTATCAAAAACATGAAGAGATGGAAATGGTAAAGAATTTAGAAGGGGAAGATAAGGAATTAATAGAAACTATTTCTAAGAGGAAAGAAGAAAAAGAAAATGACGATATAGAAATATTGGATACAAAGGGTGAAAATATTGATGAGATAGCTAAGGAAACAAATTCTAATATTAGTCAAGCCATTAGCAAGGAAGATAGTTTACGTTCTAAAAATTATTTTATAGAACAAAGGTTAAATAGAGATAAACTAAGGGCTGGATTAATAGATAGATTAAATGCTATAATAGAAAATGAGAATACAACAGAAGAAGTAAGAACTGAAGCACAGAAAAAAATTATAAATATTGGAGATATAATTGAAAAAGAGTTGACTATAGAAGGATTAATAAAGGCTAAGGGATTTGACGAGGCTCTAGTTTTTATAAATGATGAAAGAGCTAAAATAGTTGTATCTAAAGATGAACTTACAGAACAAGATATAGTGAAAATTTTAGATATAGTGATGGGAGAAACAAATTTGGATGCATCTAATATAGAAATTATGAAAAAAAATTAG
- a CDS encoding Asp23/Gls24 family envelope stress response protein yields the protein MANDEKVKYGTVKIANEVVAIIAGLAATEVEGVAGMSGGMTADFTEMLGMKNLSKGVKVEVGEKEAAIDIFIIVEYGSKISDVAKNVQKKVKETVETMTGLNVVEVNVNVQGVNIPKEEPDKVEVEPRVK from the coding sequence ATGGCGAATGATGAAAAAGTTAAATATGGTACGGTAAAGATTGCTAATGAAGTGGTGGCTATAATAGCTGGATTGGCAGCTACAGAGGTAGAAGGGGTAGCTGGAATGAGCGGTGGAATGACTGCTGATTTTACAGAAATGTTAGGAATGAAAAACTTATCGAAAGGTGTTAAAGTAGAAGTGGGTGAAAAAGAGGCTGCTATTGATATATTTATTATAGTAGAATATGGTTCTAAGATTTCTGATGTTGCTAAAAATGTACAGAAAAAAGTTAAAGAAACAGTAGAAACTATGACTGGTTTGAATGTAGTAGAAGTAAATGTAAATGTACAAGGTGTCAATATACCTAAAGAGGAACCTGACAAAGTAGAAGTTGAACCACGTGTAAAATAG
- the amaP gene encoding alkaline shock response membrane anchor protein AmaP, whose amino-acid sequence MTIIDKILLFIFSLCIAILSLALVLFPFQPFDLLSRDSVQMLLDNMIGDYMYTLIGLIFFLISIRFIFVAIKGDKSKDKTTYLIQRTEHGEINISSDTIVGLVQSVADHFTGIRDIKTKVDIIEGQIFINLKGQVSPEINIPETTEDLQLKVKEHVENCTGVNVSEVKVLITNVATPIRNVK is encoded by the coding sequence ATGACTATTATTGATAAAATACTGTTATTTATTTTTTCATTATGCATAGCTATACTTTCATTAGCTTTGGTGTTGTTTCCTTTTCAGCCATTTGATTTACTTTCAAGAGATAGTGTTCAAATGTTATTAGATAACATGATTGGTGACTATATGTATACTTTGATAGGGTTAATATTTTTTTTAATTAGTATTAGATTTATATTTGTGGCTATAAAAGGAGATAAATCTAAAGATAAAACCACTTATTTAATTCAAAGAACTGAACATGGAGAAATCAATATATCATCTGATACTATAGTTGGATTGGTGCAATCAGTCGCTGATCATTTTACTGGTATTAGAGATATAAAAACTAAAGTAGATATAATAGAAGGGCAAATTTTTATTAATCTTAAAGGACAAGTATCTCCTGAAATAAATATACCAGAAACTACAGAAGATCTGCAATTAAAAGTAAAGGAACATGTAGAAAACTGTACAGGAGTAAATGTTAGTGAAGTAAAAGTATTGATTACTAATGTAGCTACACCTATAAGAAATGTGAAATGA
- a CDS encoding DUF2273 domain-containing protein, translated as MSKEIINKFIEWVKEHKGKFFGGIIGFIIAILILNIGFFKTLFIALCTWLGYYLGSKSDNKEDFRELIEKIIPNSNKE; from the coding sequence TTGTCAAAAGAGATAATTAATAAATTTATAGAATGGGTTAAAGAGCATAAAGGAAAATTTTTTGGTGGTATAATAGGATTTATAATAGCGATATTAATTTTAAATATAGGTTTTTTTAAAACTTTGTTTATAGCATTATGTACTTGGTTAGGATATTATTTAGGAAGTAAATCCGATAATAAGGAAGATTTTAGAGAACTAATAGAAAAAATTATTCCTAATAGTAATAAAGAATAA
- the nusB gene encoding transcription antitermination factor NusB: MGRKYARESTMKLLYQMEINSDFSEEFVEKFFKNNNFDKNEKDYIKHAINTIVDNINLIDSHIEQNIRGWEIHRLAKIDLSILRIAIYEILYRNDIPIEVSINEAVEIAKKYNTMESAKFINGVLGGFIKTRDNI, from the coding sequence ATGGGTAGAAAATATGCAAGAGAATCTACAATGAAATTATTATACCAAATGGAAATAAATTCAGATTTTTCTGAAGAATTTGTAGAAAAATTTTTTAAAAATAATAACTTTGATAAAAATGAAAAAGATTATATCAAACATGCTATTAACACTATAGTAGATAATATTAATTTAATAGATTCCCATATAGAACAAAATATTCGAGGGTGGGAAATACATAGATTAGCAAAAATAGATTTATCTATCCTTAGAATAGCAATATATGAAATTTTATATAGAAACGATATTCCTATAGAAGTATCAATTAATGAAGCCGTAGAAATTGCTAAAAAATATAATACAATGGAGTCTGCAAAATTTATCAATGGAGTTTTGGGCGGATTTATAAAAACGAGGGATAATATATGA
- a CDS encoding O-sialoglycoprotein endopeptidase — protein sequence MTRYFVGIDTSSYTTSLAVLDEDDNIILNLSKLLKVEKGKKGLRQQEAVFQHVQNLPLLVEHMTEQIDVIKIKSISCSTKPRNVNGSYMPVFVVGKGQAFVLSKVLNTDYNEFSHQEGHIGAGLISSSFKNIESFISLHISGGTTELLLVNNKKNCLQIEIIGGTLDISVGQLIDRIGVYAGLNFPSGKKMDEISKEGRKLNLNIPVSIKNRFWFNLSGMENYFKTLIEKNQYKYEDIFRLLFHTISKFLMHIILNACNIYNIQNVLITGGVAANTFIRKNLSTELTKSGINIYFPSPKLCTDNAVGIAYLGKIKE from the coding sequence ATGACTAGATATTTTGTAGGTATAGATACTTCTTCATATACTACATCTTTAGCTGTGCTAGATGAAGATGATAATATTATATTAAATTTGTCTAAATTACTAAAAGTAGAAAAAGGGAAAAAAGGATTAAGACAACAAGAAGCAGTATTTCAGCATGTTCAAAATCTACCTCTATTAGTGGAACATATGACCGAACAAATTGATGTTATTAAAATAAAAAGTATTTCGTGTAGCACTAAGCCTAGAAATGTAAATGGATCTTATATGCCTGTTTTTGTAGTTGGTAAAGGACAGGCTTTTGTTTTGTCTAAAGTTTTAAATACAGATTATAATGAATTCAGTCATCAAGAAGGGCATATAGGGGCTGGATTAATATCTAGTAGTTTTAAAAATATTGAAAGTTTTATAAGTCTTCATATTTCTGGAGGTACCACGGAATTATTATTAGTTAATAATAAAAAAAATTGTCTACAAATTGAAATAATAGGAGGTACTTTAGATATAAGTGTAGGTCAGCTTATAGATAGGATAGGGGTTTATGCGGGATTAAACTTTCCATCTGGAAAAAAGATGGATGAAATATCTAAGGAAGGTAGAAAATTAAACTTAAATATTCCAGTAAGCATAAAAAATAGATTTTGGTTTAATTTATCAGGGATGGAAAATTATTTCAAGACATTAATTGAAAAAAATCAATATAAGTATGAGGATATATTTAGATTATTGTTCCATACAATATCTAAATTTTTAATGCACATTATATTAAATGCATGTAATATTTATAATATACAAAATGTATTGATAACAGGAGGAGTAGCTGCTAATACTTTTATAAGGAAAAATTTAAGCACAGAATTAACTAAAAGTGGTATAAATATATATTTCCCAAGTCCAAAATTATGTACCGATAATGCAGTTGGTATAGCATATTTGGGAAAAATCAAAGAGTAA
- the xseA gene encoding exodeoxyribonuclease VII large subunit, producing the protein MIFLGLKPLKVSEVNQYIKKVFLNDIILSSIKVEGEISNFKHHYSGHMYFSLKDEKSKLKCVMFRSDNQTVNFQLEDGLKVVITGYISVYEKEGNYQLYAKEIEKSGIGDLFIAFEEMKNKLEKEGLFDPINKKNIPSMPKKIGVVTSSTGAAIRDIITVIKRRYPIVDVLIYPVLVQGEQAACEICKGLSYLDERDDIDVIITGRGGGSMEELFAFNDEKVARTIFSMNKPVISAVGHETDFTIADFVADLRAPTPSVAAELATPELDKLNDNLKGKFNRLNKNFLYILNNNFIKLKYIKRGLIYYNPINQIKEKAQELDNIFKDLTNLIYNKINENKNYVNNLYSKINYLNPMSYLEKGYGLLLDEKGDMITSVNDINLNQGLYLIMKDGMLTLKVVKISKGEFLDE; encoded by the coding sequence GTGATATTTTTGGGATTAAAACCATTAAAGGTAAGTGAAGTAAATCAATATATTAAAAAGGTATTTTTAAATGATATAATTCTTTCTAGTATAAAAGTGGAAGGAGAAATTTCAAATTTTAAACATCACTATAGTGGGCATATGTATTTTTCACTAAAAGATGAAAAAAGCAAGCTAAAGTGTGTAATGTTTAGATCAGATAATCAAACTGTAAATTTTCAACTAGAAGATGGATTAAAAGTTGTAATTACAGGCTATATTTCTGTTTATGAAAAAGAAGGGAATTATCAGCTTTATGCAAAGGAAATAGAAAAAAGTGGCATAGGTGATTTATTTATAGCTTTTGAAGAAATGAAAAATAAATTAGAAAAAGAAGGATTATTTGATCCAATAAACAAAAAAAATATACCTTCTATGCCTAAAAAAATTGGTGTAGTTACTTCTTCTACTGGAGCTGCTATTAGAGATATTATTACTGTAATAAAAAGAAGATATCCTATTGTAGATGTATTAATATATCCCGTATTGGTTCAAGGAGAACAAGCAGCTTGTGAAATATGTAAAGGTCTTTCATATTTAGATGAAAGGGATGATATTGATGTAATTATTACTGGACGTGGAGGAGGTTCAATGGAAGAATTATTTGCTTTTAATGATGAAAAAGTAGCAAGAACAATATTCTCTATGAATAAGCCAGTAATTTCAGCAGTAGGTCATGAAACTGATTTTACAATAGCAGATTTTGTTGCAGATTTAAGGGCACCTACTCCGTCAGTTGCAGCAGAATTAGCTACTCCAGAGTTAGACAAATTAAACGATAATTTAAAGGGAAAATTTAATAGATTAAATAAAAATTTTTTATATATTTTAAATAATAATTTTATTAAATTAAAATATATAAAAAGAGGTTTAATTTATTATAATCCTATCAATCAAATAAAAGAAAAAGCACAGGAGTTAGATAATATATTTAAGGATTTAACTAATTTAATATATAATAAAATCAATGAAAACAAGAATTATGTAAACAATCTATATAGTAAAATTAACTATTTAAATCCAATGTCGTATTTAGAAAAAGGATATGGACTTTTATTAGATGAAAAAGGAGATATGATAACTAGTGTAAATGACATAAATCTTAATCAAGGTTTATATTTAATAATGAAGGATGGTATGTTAACGTTAAAAGTGGTTAAAATTAGCAAAGGAGAGTTTTTGGATGAATAA
- the xseB gene encoding exodeoxyribonuclease VII small subunit, whose protein sequence is MNNMDNMTYEEALKELEEILEALESEDITLEDSVKKFKRGVALYNYCSKILNNIEGEVKILIEDNEGNMLEEDFQVEV, encoded by the coding sequence ATGAATAATATGGATAATATGACTTATGAAGAGGCACTAAAAGAATTAGAGGAAATTTTGGAAGCTTTGGAAAGTGAAGATATAACATTAGAAGATTCTGTTAAGAAGTTTAAAAGAGGGGTAGCTTTATACAACTATTGTAGTAAAATACTAAATAATATAGAAGGTGAAGTTAAGATATTAATTGAAGATAATGAAGGAAACATGCTAGAGGAAGATTTTCAAGTGGAGGTATAA